The proteins below come from a single Miscanthus floridulus cultivar M001 chromosome 1, ASM1932011v1, whole genome shotgun sequence genomic window:
- the LOC136458595 gene encoding uncharacterized protein translates to MDGGSGLNIMYAKTLDEMGIDRTNLYPIQAPFHGVVPGFPGTFHAILGRPCYAKFMAVPNYTYLKLKMSGPRGVITISISFCRAYECEVKCCGHATAVIASEELATLREKVIKEAPDAKKSFGSFESVEGPKKVLMDPISS, encoded by the exons atggacggaggcagtggcctcaacatcatgtatgccaagacacttgacgagatgggcatcgaccgaacgaacctctaCCCCATCCAagcacccttccacggcgtcgtacCTG ggttccccggaaccttccacgccatccttggacgtccatgctacgcgaagttcatggccgtccctaaCTATActtaccttaagctgaagatgtcgggcccccgtggggtcatcaccatcagcatcTCCTTCTGTCGCGCTTATGAGTGTGAAGTCAAATGCTGTGGTCATGCCACAgcagtcatcgcctccgaagagctcgccaccctcagggagaagGTCATTAAAGAAGCACCCGATGCAAAGAAGTCATTTGGGTCGTTCGAATCGGTGGAAGGGCCCAAGAAGGTCCTCATGGACCCCATCAGCTCCTAG
- the LOC136536110 gene encoding LOW QUALITY PROTEIN: phospholipase D gamma 1-like (The sequence of the model RefSeq protein was modified relative to this genomic sequence to represent the inferred CDS: inserted 2 bases in 1 codon; deleted 3 bases in 3 codons), producing MENGNNGGHPPYQYPYPQAQAQLYPYGYQYPPAPPPSSSAXPAAPYLSPSPSFPRYAPAPPPPQQQQYHSGPLQAYPPPPQYHAYPPPPHPSPYGHGYDPYPSSPYPSSYPSTNPSPSPSPGLSPSSSFHHHQHASAPEPPSPAPSAPSYPIEDVLATMRLSDRHDYASSPSVPPPSTPFLGDGSSHGGGMQVVPYGAAAGGSQHGGSFRASLKVVLLHGSLDIWVHDARHLPNKDMFSKRVGELLGPRITSAVGSKMSSASMTSDPYVTVQVSYATVARTYVIPNCENPVWSQNFLVPVGHEAAEVQFVVKDSDVFGAQIIGVVSIPAEKLLTGDRIQGVYSVLEPNGKPCAPGAVLHLSIQYIPVAQLTMYHHGVIAGPDSLGVPHTYFPLRRGMRVTLYQDAHVPDGCLPDIWLGNGLRYQHGQCWQDIYDAICQARKLIYIVGWSVFHTIHLVRDGTQAPSLGDLLKMKSQEGVRVLLLVWDDPTSRSILGYKLDGFMGTRDEETRRFFKHSSVQVLLCPRSAGKRHSWVKQQETGTIFTHHQKTVIVDADAGNYRRKIVAFVGGLDLCGGRYDTPWHPLFRTLQNEHKEDYHNPNFNTVDARGPREPWHDLHSKMDGPAAYDVLQNFQERWLKAAKRHGIKKLAKSYDDALLSIERIPEIININDAIYFGDNDPETWHVQVFRSIDSNSAKGFPKDPRAATMQNLVCGKNVLIDMSIHTAYVHAIRAAQHYIYIENQYFIGSSFNWDSNKDLGANNLIPIEIALKIANKIKANERFSAYIVVPMWPEGNPTGAATQRILYWQNKTMQMMYETIYRALKEVGLDDMYEPQDYLNFFCLGNREVADSTSTSNASNTANNPQEQARKNRRFMVYVHSKGMIVDDEYVIIGSANINQRSMEGIRDTEIAMGAYQPQYTWANKLSAPRGQIYGYRMSLWAEHIGSIEEDFNYPESLECMRRVRHLGEENWKQFVADEVTEMRGHLMKYPVSVDRKGKVKPLPGCTTFPDLGGNICGSFMAIQENLTI from the exons ATGGAGAACGGCAACAACGGCGGCCACCCGCCGTACCAGTACCCGTACccgcaggcgcaggcgcagctGTATCCTTACGGGTACCAGTAcccgcctgcgccgccgccgtcgtcgtctgc GCCGGCCGCGCCATACCTCTCTCCGTCTCCATCCTTCCCGAGATATGCCCCCGCCCCGCCCCCGCCACAGCAGCAG CAGTACCACTCCGGCCCGCTCCAGGCGTACCCGCCCCCGCCT CAGTACCACGcctacccgccgccgccgcatccaTCGCCCTACGGCCACGGGTACGACCCCTACCCATCATCCCCGTACCCATCCTCCTATCCGAGCACCAACCCTAGCCCCAGCCCCAGCCCGGGGCTCTCTCCCAGCTCCAgcttccaccaccaccaacacGCCTCCGCGCCCGAACCCCCGTCGCCGGCGCCCTCCGCGCCGTCGTACCCCATCGAGGATGTCCTCGCCACCATGCGCCTCTCCGACCGTCACGACTATGCGTCGTCGCCCTCCGTGCCCCCGCCATCGACCCCCTTCTTGGGCGACGGGAGCAGCCACGGCGGCGGGATGCAGGTGGTGCCCTACGGCGCGGCCGCCGGAGGGTCGCAGCACGGCGGCAGCTTCAGGGCATCACTCAAGGTGGTGCTGCTCCACGGCAGCCTCGACATCTGGGTGCACGACGCCCGGCACTTGCCTAACAAGGACATGTTCTCCAAGAGGGTCGGCGAACTCCTCGGCCCGCGCATCACCAGCGCTGTCGGCAGCAAGATGTCCAGCGCGTCCATGACCAGCGACCCCTATGTCACCGTCCAGGTCTCCTATGCCACTGTCGCACGGACCTATGTCATCCCCAACTGTGAGAATCCAGTCTGGTCACAGAACTTCTTGGTGCCCGTCGGGCATGAGGCTGCCGAAGTCCAGTTTGTTGTCAAGGACAGTGATGTCTTCGGTGCTCAGATCATCGGTGTTGTGTCAATTCCCGCTGAGAAGCTTCTGACTGGGGACAGGATTCAGGGTGTCTACTCTGTTCTTGAGCCCAATGGCAAGCCATGTGCTCCAGGAGCTGTACTACATTTGTCGATACAGTACATCCCCGTCGCTCAGCTCACAATGTACCACCATGGCGTCATTGCTGGTCCAGACAGTCTTGGCGTACCTCATACTTACTTCCCGCTTAGGCGTGGCATGAGAGTGACCCTGTATCAAGACGCGCATGTGCCTGATGGTTGTCTCCCAGACATATGGCTTGGCAATGGGCTGCGCTACCAGCACGGGCAGTGCTGGCAG GACATCTATGACGCCATATGCCAGGCAAGGAAGTTGATTTACATCGTGGGGTGGTCTGTTTTCCACACTATCCACCTCGTGAGAGATGGCACTCAAGCTCCATCACTTGGGGACCTGTTGAAGATGAAGTCACAGGAAGGGGTGCGTGTGCTGCTGCTTGTTTGGGATGATCCTACATCAAGGAGCATTCTTGGATATAAGTTG GATGGTTTCATGGGCACACGAGATGAGGAGACACGCAGATTTTTCAAGCATTCTTCAGTCCAAGTGTTGCTGTGCCCACGATCTGCTGGGAAGCGCCACAGCTGGGTGAAACAGCAG GAAACAGGAACCATTTTTACTCATCATCAGAAAACAGTTATTGTGGATGCTGATGCTGGCAACTATAGGAGAAAGATAGTTGCTTTTGTTGGAGGCCTTGATTTATGTGGCGGGCGATATGATACACCTTGGCATCCTCTATTTCGGACTCTGCAGAATGAGCACAAGGAGGATTATCACAATCCAAACTTTAAT ACAGTTGATGCTCGTGGTCCAAGGGAACCGTGGCATGATTTGCATTCTAAGATGGATGGTCCTGCTGCTTATGATGTTCTACAAAACTTTCAGGAGCGTTGGTTAAAAGCAGCCAAACGCCATGGAATTAAAAAGTTGGCAAAATCGTATGACGATGCTCTGCTCAGCATTGAAAGAATACCAGAGATTATAAACATAAATGATGCAATATATTTTGGCGACAATGATCCAGAGACATGGCATGTTCAG GTGTTTCGGTCTATTGATTCAAATTCTGCCAAGGGATTTCCAAAGGATCCACGAGCAGCAACCATGCAG AATCTTGTTTGTGGAAAGAATGTGCTTATTGACATGAGCATACATACAGCTTATGTTCATGCTATCCGGGCAGCCCAACATTATATTTATATTGAGAATCAGTACTTCATTGGTTCTTCATTTAATTGGGATTCAAACAAGGATTTAG GGGCTAACAATTTAATTCCAATTGAAATTGCTCTCAAAATTGCAAACAAGATTAAGGCAAATGAAAGGTTTTCTGCATACATAGTGGTTCCCATGTGGCCTGAGGGTAATCCAACTGGTGCTGCAACACAACGAATTCTTTACTGGCAG AATAAAACCATGCAAATGATGTATGAGACAATATACAGGGCCTTGAAAGAAGTAGGCCTGGATGATATGTATGAGCCTCAGGATTATTTAAACTTCTTCTGTCTTGGCAACCGTGAAGTTGCTGACAGCACTAGCACTTCAAATGCTTCAAATACAGCAAATAATCCTCAG GAACAAGCTAGGAAAAATAGGAGATTCATGGTCTATGTACATTCAAAAGGCATGATTGTGGACGATGAGTATGTTATCATTGGATCAGCTAATATTAACCAGAGATCCATGGAAGGAATAAGAGACACTGAGATTGCGATGGGAGCGTATCAGCCACAATATACATGGGCTAATAAGCTTTCTGCCCCACGTGGACAG ATTTATGGCTACAGAATGTCCTTATGGGCCGAGCATATTGGAAGCATTGAGGAAGACTTCAACTATCCAGAGAGCCTGGAATGCATGAGGCGTGTACGGCATCTTGGGGAAGAGAACTGGAAGCAGTTTGTTGCCGATGAGGTGACAGAGATGAGAGGCCA